A region from the Macadamia integrifolia cultivar HAES 741 unplaced genomic scaffold, SCU_Mint_v3 scaffold1672, whole genome shotgun sequence genome encodes:
- the LOC122064495 gene encoding ADP,ATP carrier protein 3, mitochondrial-like isoform X1 produces the protein MAVFNVQRRPSDAQYEQVTAFSYKMEIESQNPSIFEKIHGQSYLFSRLAPSMHTRDSGIVNISGAYVNGGLQSNLLLSCQTNAMSVVLPLSPVFVLAPSEKDKGFRAFVVDFLMGGVSAAVSKTAAAPIERVKLLIQNQDEMIKSGRLSEPYKGIIDCFARTIRDEGFLSLWRGNTANVIRYFPTQALNFAFKDYFKRLFNFKKERDGYWKWFAGNLASGGAAGATSLVFVYPLDYARTRLANDAKAAKKGGERQFNGLIDVYKKTLKSDGIVGLYRGFNISCVGIIVYRGLYFGMYDSLKPVVLVGKLQDNFLASFLLGWGITICAGLVSYPIDTVRRRMMMTSGEVVKYKGSLDAFQQIIKNEGPKSLFKGAGANILRAVAGAGVLAGYDKLQMVVLGKKYGSGGG, from the exons atggccgtGTTCAacgttcaacggaggccttcgGATGCTCAGTATGAacaa GTCACTGCCTTCAGTTATAAAATGGAAATTGAATCACAGAATCCGtctatatttgaaaaaatacaTGGGCAGTCTTACCTCTTCTCCAGGCTTGCTCCTAGCATGCACACTAGGGACTCTGGCATCGTTAATATATCTGGTGCTTATGTTAATGGGGGCCTCCAGAGTAACTTGCTCCTAtcatgccaaacaaatgccatGTCAGTTGTATTACCTTTATCACCTGTCTTTGTCCTAGCACCATCAGAGAAAGATAAAGGATTTAGAGCCTTTGTGGTTGATTTCCTTATGGGAGGCGTTTCTGCTGCAGTCTCCAAGACAGCAGCTGCTCCAATTGAGAGAGTAAAGCTTTTGATCCAGAACCAGGATGAAATGATCAAGTCTGGCCGTCTGTCTGAGCCTTATAAGGGAATTATTGACTGCTTTGCCAGAACAATCAGGGATGAGGGCTTCCTCTCTCTCTGGAGAGGCAACACAGCCAACGTTATCAGATACTTCCCTACACAG GCTCTGAATTTTGCTTTTAAGGATTACTTCAAGAGGCTGTTCAACTTtaagaaggaaagagatggcTACTGGAAATGGTTTGCTGGGAACTTGGCATCAGGAGGTGCTGCTGGTGCTACATCTCTGGTCTTTGTCTATCCCCTTGATTATGCCCGAACCCGCCTTGCAAATGATGCTAAGGCTGCCAAGAAGGGTGGTGAAAGGCAGTTCAATGGTTTGATTGATGTCTACAAGAAAACCCTCAAATCTGATGGCATTGTTGGTCTTTATCGTGGATTTAACATCTCATGTGTTGGGATTATTGTATACCGTGGTCTCTACTTTGGAATGTATGATTCTCTGAAACCAGTGGTGCTGGTTGGCAAGTTACAG GATAATTTCCTAGCAAGTTTTCTTCTGGGATGGGGAATCACGATATGTGCTGGTTTGGTATCATACCCAATTGATACTGTGAGAAGAAGGATGATGATGACATCAGGAGAAGTTGTCAAGTACAAGGGTTCATTGGATGCATTCCAACAGATCATTAAGAACGAAGGTCCAAAGTCGCTTTTCAAGGGTGCAGGTGCAAACATCCTGCGTGCTGTTGCTGGTGCTGGTGTGCTAGCTGGTTATGACAAGTTGCAGATGGTTGTGTTAGGGAAGAAGTATGGATCTGGCGGTGGCTAA
- the LOC122064495 gene encoding ADP,ATP carrier protein 3, mitochondrial-like isoform X2 produces MTVTAFSYKMEIESQNPSIFEKIHGQSYLFSRLAPSMHTRDSGIVNISGAYVNGGLQSNLLLSCQTNAMSVVLPLSPVFVLAPSEKDKGFRAFVVDFLMGGVSAAVSKTAAAPIERVKLLIQNQDEMIKSGRLSEPYKGIIDCFARTIRDEGFLSLWRGNTANVIRYFPTQALNFAFKDYFKRLFNFKKERDGYWKWFAGNLASGGAAGATSLVFVYPLDYARTRLANDAKAAKKGGERQFNGLIDVYKKTLKSDGIVGLYRGFNISCVGIIVYRGLYFGMYDSLKPVVLVGKLQDNFLASFLLGWGITICAGLVSYPIDTVRRRMMMTSGEVVKYKGSLDAFQQIIKNEGPKSLFKGAGANILRAVAGAGVLAGYDKLQMVVLGKKYGSGGG; encoded by the exons atgacc GTCACTGCCTTCAGTTATAAAATGGAAATTGAATCACAGAATCCGtctatatttgaaaaaatacaTGGGCAGTCTTACCTCTTCTCCAGGCTTGCTCCTAGCATGCACACTAGGGACTCTGGCATCGTTAATATATCTGGTGCTTATGTTAATGGGGGCCTCCAGAGTAACTTGCTCCTAtcatgccaaacaaatgccatGTCAGTTGTATTACCTTTATCACCTGTCTTTGTCCTAGCACCATCAGAGAAAGATAAAGGATTTAGAGCCTTTGTGGTTGATTTCCTTATGGGAGGCGTTTCTGCTGCAGTCTCCAAGACAGCAGCTGCTCCAATTGAGAGAGTAAAGCTTTTGATCCAGAACCAGGATGAAATGATCAAGTCTGGCCGTCTGTCTGAGCCTTATAAGGGAATTATTGACTGCTTTGCCAGAACAATCAGGGATGAGGGCTTCCTCTCTCTCTGGAGAGGCAACACAGCCAACGTTATCAGATACTTCCCTACACAG GCTCTGAATTTTGCTTTTAAGGATTACTTCAAGAGGCTGTTCAACTTtaagaaggaaagagatggcTACTGGAAATGGTTTGCTGGGAACTTGGCATCAGGAGGTGCTGCTGGTGCTACATCTCTGGTCTTTGTCTATCCCCTTGATTATGCCCGAACCCGCCTTGCAAATGATGCTAAGGCTGCCAAGAAGGGTGGTGAAAGGCAGTTCAATGGTTTGATTGATGTCTACAAGAAAACCCTCAAATCTGATGGCATTGTTGGTCTTTATCGTGGATTTAACATCTCATGTGTTGGGATTATTGTATACCGTGGTCTCTACTTTGGAATGTATGATTCTCTGAAACCAGTGGTGCTGGTTGGCAAGTTACAG GATAATTTCCTAGCAAGTTTTCTTCTGGGATGGGGAATCACGATATGTGCTGGTTTGGTATCATACCCAATTGATACTGTGAGAAGAAGGATGATGATGACATCAGGAGAAGTTGTCAAGTACAAGGGTTCATTGGATGCATTCCAACAGATCATTAAGAACGAAGGTCCAAAGTCGCTTTTCAAGGGTGCAGGTGCAAACATCCTGCGTGCTGTTGCTGGTGCTGGTGTGCTAGCTGGTTATGACAAGTTGCAGATGGTTGTGTTAGGGAAGAAGTATGGATCTGGCGGTGGCTAA
- the LOC122064495 gene encoding ADP,ATP carrier protein 3, mitochondrial-like isoform X3: protein MEIESQNPSIFEKIHGQSYLFSRLAPSMHTRDSGIVNISGAYVNGGLQSNLLLSCQTNAMSVVLPLSPVFVLAPSEKDKGFRAFVVDFLMGGVSAAVSKTAAAPIERVKLLIQNQDEMIKSGRLSEPYKGIIDCFARTIRDEGFLSLWRGNTANVIRYFPTQALNFAFKDYFKRLFNFKKERDGYWKWFAGNLASGGAAGATSLVFVYPLDYARTRLANDAKAAKKGGERQFNGLIDVYKKTLKSDGIVGLYRGFNISCVGIIVYRGLYFGMYDSLKPVVLVGKLQDNFLASFLLGWGITICAGLVSYPIDTVRRRMMMTSGEVVKYKGSLDAFQQIIKNEGPKSLFKGAGANILRAVAGAGVLAGYDKLQMVVLGKKYGSGGG from the exons ATGGAAATTGAATCACAGAATCCGtctatatttgaaaaaatacaTGGGCAGTCTTACCTCTTCTCCAGGCTTGCTCCTAGCATGCACACTAGGGACTCTGGCATCGTTAATATATCTGGTGCTTATGTTAATGGGGGCCTCCAGAGTAACTTGCTCCTAtcatgccaaacaaatgccatGTCAGTTGTATTACCTTTATCACCTGTCTTTGTCCTAGCACCATCAGAGAAAGATAAAGGATTTAGAGCCTTTGTGGTTGATTTCCTTATGGGAGGCGTTTCTGCTGCAGTCTCCAAGACAGCAGCTGCTCCAATTGAGAGAGTAAAGCTTTTGATCCAGAACCAGGATGAAATGATCAAGTCTGGCCGTCTGTCTGAGCCTTATAAGGGAATTATTGACTGCTTTGCCAGAACAATCAGGGATGAGGGCTTCCTCTCTCTCTGGAGAGGCAACACAGCCAACGTTATCAGATACTTCCCTACACAG GCTCTGAATTTTGCTTTTAAGGATTACTTCAAGAGGCTGTTCAACTTtaagaaggaaagagatggcTACTGGAAATGGTTTGCTGGGAACTTGGCATCAGGAGGTGCTGCTGGTGCTACATCTCTGGTCTTTGTCTATCCCCTTGATTATGCCCGAACCCGCCTTGCAAATGATGCTAAGGCTGCCAAGAAGGGTGGTGAAAGGCAGTTCAATGGTTTGATTGATGTCTACAAGAAAACCCTCAAATCTGATGGCATTGTTGGTCTTTATCGTGGATTTAACATCTCATGTGTTGGGATTATTGTATACCGTGGTCTCTACTTTGGAATGTATGATTCTCTGAAACCAGTGGTGCTGGTTGGCAAGTTACAG GATAATTTCCTAGCAAGTTTTCTTCTGGGATGGGGAATCACGATATGTGCTGGTTTGGTATCATACCCAATTGATACTGTGAGAAGAAGGATGATGATGACATCAGGAGAAGTTGTCAAGTACAAGGGTTCATTGGATGCATTCCAACAGATCATTAAGAACGAAGGTCCAAAGTCGCTTTTCAAGGGTGCAGGTGCAAACATCCTGCGTGCTGTTGCTGGTGCTGGTGTGCTAGCTGGTTATGACAAGTTGCAGATGGTTGTGTTAGGGAAGAAGTATGGATCTGGCGGTGGCTAA